In bacterium, one genomic interval encodes:
- a CDS encoding oligosaccharide flippase family protein produces the protein MAKFSLSDKVAIVVLSNVISGVSGLVLSMILVRILSISDYGTYKQIMLISTIVTVIFSLGIPRSIAYFIPRVKIERAGFVIQSIIILSLLGLTSSCILWCLSKNIGDYFNNPDLSKLLKILSIYLFFTFPAAYFNYLLLAVDRQKLSAGLSIVNTIIAFIVIIPLFLGYGLAGLINWMVVFGSISCGLMLFYTVYLMKGWEFNWNPQLLRSQLKYTLPRGLAEIVGGLGVMVDKIVISIFFSVQRYAIYAVGTSKVALVEMLFLPAGNVLMPKFSELHHQSRKEELIQLWHKYISKIALIILPIFVFLFTMGEEIITLLFTKNYIESTNIFRIYLCALPVRMLLYGEVLEGIGQTKPIFAGAALFFISNVILNLLFVQIMGFIGPAIGILLSAYLTIFFYFFIIKHSLKIPFDGILPWRNLINIFIVASGCGLLIYPITIFNYPDLFTLLMAGLVFISVYIILIFKIGIITSEDIEFIKRWLSLRIWSSQTMKETR, from the coding sequence GACAATAGTTACAGTTATTTTCTCATTAGGTATTCCACGAAGTATCGCTTATTTTATTCCGAGAGTAAAAATTGAACGAGCAGGATTTGTCATTCAATCAATTATCATTTTATCACTGTTGGGATTGACTTCTTCTTGTATCCTCTGGTGTCTTTCTAAAAATATCGGAGATTACTTTAATAACCCTGATTTATCAAAGTTACTAAAGATACTGAGCATATATCTATTTTTTACTTTCCCGGCGGCATATTTTAACTATTTATTACTTGCGGTAGATAGACAAAAATTATCTGCTGGTTTATCGATAGTAAACACTATCATTGCATTTATAGTTATCATTCCTTTATTTTTAGGTTATGGATTAGCCGGGCTAATTAACTGGATGGTAGTATTTGGCAGTATTTCCTGCGGTTTAATGCTTTTCTACACCGTATATTTAATGAAGGGATGGGAATTTAATTGGAATCCTCAATTACTCCGTTCCCAATTGAAATATACTCTCCCACGAGGTTTGGCTGAGATTGTGGGCGGATTAGGGGTAATGGTCGATAAGATTGTAATTTCTATATTCTTCTCGGTTCAAAGGTATGCTATCTATGCGGTTGGGACATCTAAGGTAGCATTGGTCGAGATGCTATTTTTGCCAGCAGGAAATGTCTTAATGCCAAAATTTAGTGAACTGCATCACCAATCTCGGAAGGAAGAATTGATTCAACTCTGGCATAAATATATAAGCAAAATAGCCCTAATTATACTACCGATATTTGTATTTTTATTTACAATGGGTGAGGAAATTATAACTTTGCTGTTCACAAAAAATTACATCGAAAGCACCAATATCTTTAGAATTTATTTATGTGCACTGCCGGTAAGAATGCTTCTTTATGGTGAGGTTCTTGAGGGGATAGGTCAAACTAAACCTATCTTTGCCGGTGCCGCCCTATTTTTTATCTCAAATGTTATCCTTAATCTTTTGTTCGTTCAGATTATGGGTTTTATAGGTCCGGCAATCGGTATCTTGTTATCTGCATATCTCACTATATTCTTTTATTTTTTTATCATAAAACACTCATTAAAAATTCCATTTGACGGTATTCTTCCCTGGAGAAATCTTATTAATATCTTTATAGTTGCTTCAGGTTGTGGTCTCTTAATTTATCCTATTACCATTTTTAACTATCCAGATTTATTCACTCTTTTAATGGCAGGATTAGTGTTTATATCGGTTTATATTATTTTGATATTTAAGATAGGTATAATTACTTCTGAGGATATTGAATTTATAAAGAGATGGTTAAGTCTAAGGATATGGTCGTCTCAAACTATGAAAGAAACCAGGTAA